In the Sporichthyaceae bacterium genome, CGCCGGGGAGCGTGCGCACGAAATGGTCGACGTGGGTGGCCTTCGCGGCGGCGACGATCTGCTCGCGGGTCGCGGCCGGGACGCCGTAGGCGATGTTCTCGGCGATCGTCCCGGAGAACAGCCAGGTGTCCTGCAGGACCATGCCGATGTGCGCCCGCAGCGTCCCGCGCGGCATCGCGGCGATGTCCTGCCCGTCGAGCAGGATCCGGCCGCTGTCGAGCTCGTAGAAGCGCATGAGCAGGTTGACCAGAGTGGTCTTGCCCGCGCCGGTGGGCCCGACGATCGCCACCGTCCGCCCCGGCTCGACCGACAGGGACAGCCCCTCGATCAGCGGGACGTCCGGGTTGTAGCGGAACGAGGCCGCCTCGAAGGCCACCCGGCCGCGGACTGCCCCGCCGGCCGCAAGCGGCGCCGGGTCGGGGCTCTGCTCGGCGGCGTCCAGGAACTCGAAGACCCGCTCGGCCGAGGCGACCCCGGACTGGAGCAGGTTCGCCATCGACGCCACCTGGATCACCGGCTGGTTGAACTGCCGGGAGTACTGGACGAACGCCTGCACCTGACCCAGCGTCAGCACGCCGGAGGAGACGCGCAGCCCGCCGACGACCGCGACCAGCACGTAGCCGATGTTGCCGACGAAGGTCATCGCGGGCTGGATGAATCCGGAGATGAACTGGGCCCGGTAGGCCGACCGGTAGAGCGCCTCGTTGTGCACCGCGAACGCCGCGGCCGACTCCGGCGCCCGGCCGAAGGCCTTCACCAACGCGTGACCGGTGTAGGTCTCCTCGATGTGCCCGTTGAGCCGTCCGGTGCTCGCCCACTGCTTGACGAACTGCGGCTGCGCGCGCCGGCCGATGAACCGGGCGGAGGTGATCGAGATCGGCACGCTGACCAGCGCCACCAGCGCCAGCAGCGGGGAGATCCAGAACATCATCGCCAGCACGCCGATGATCGTCAGCAGCGAGGTGAACAGCTGGCTCATCGTCTGCGCCAGGGTCTGGGCGACGTTGTCGATGTCGTTGGTGGCCCGGGAGAGCACCTCGCCGCGCGGTTGGCCGTCGAAGTAGGACAACGGCAGCCGCGAGAGCTTCGCGGCGGCGTCGCGGCGCAGGCGGAAGACCATGTGCTGGACGCTGTAGGTGACCAGGCGTCCCTGGATCAGCGTCAGGCAGAAGGCGCCGAGGTAGACGGCCATCGTGATGCCCAGGATGTGCGCCACCGCGGTGAAGTCCACGCCCTGGCCGGGCCGCACTGGGACGTTGCCGATCAGGTCGGCGGTGTTGCCGTGGCCCGAGGCCCGCAGGTCGGCGATCGCCTGCGCCTTGCTGACCCCGGCCGGAAGGTGCTTGCCGATCAGCCCGGCGAAAACCAGGTCGGTGACCCGACCGAGCAGCCGCGGGCCCTCCACGGTCAACGCCACCGAGCCGACGCCGCACAACCCGGCCACGAGCAGCATCGCC is a window encoding:
- a CDS encoding ABC transporter ATP-binding protein, yielding MSGQRPPAAAPRRMPGNPGAGARFGPGAVMAAALPGEKSMSFGPSALRLIRMLRPERAMLLVAGLCGVGSVALTVEGPRLLGRVTDLVFAGLIGKHLPAGVSKAQAIADLRASGHGNTADLIGNVPVRPGQGVDFTAVAHILGITMAVYLGAFCLTLIQGRLVTYSVQHMVFRLRRDAAAKLSRLPLSYFDGQPRGEVLSRATNDIDNVAQTLAQTMSQLFTSLLTIIGVLAMMFWISPLLALVALVSVPISITSARFIGRRAQPQFVKQWASTGRLNGHIEETYTGHALVKAFGRAPESAAAFAVHNEALYRSAYRAQFISGFIQPAMTFVGNIGYVLVAVVGGLRVSSGVLTLGQVQAFVQYSRQFNQPVIQVASMANLLQSGVASAERVFEFLDAAEQSPDPAPLAAGGAVRGRVAFEAASFRYNPDVPLIEGLSLSVEPGRTVAIVGPTGAGKTTLVNLLMRFYELDSGRILLDGQDIAAMPRGTLRAHIGMVLQDTWLFSGTIAENIAYGVPAATREQIVAAAKATHVDHFVRTLPGGYDTVLDPDEAALSAGERQLVTIARAFLADPAILVLDEATSFVDSRTELLIQQGTASLRAGRTSFVIAHRLSTIRDADLILVMQDGRIVEQGKHAELLERAGVYAGLHSAQFARPAADPA